From Chthonomonas sp., the proteins below share one genomic window:
- a CDS encoding ferrous iron transport protein A: protein MADQHCDCVLFCKLKQGDKARVVGVHGESPLACRLQEMGLVTGTELTVEKVAPLGDPVEISFRGQSLCVRKNEADFLEVERIATLS, encoded by the coding sequence GTGGCTGACCAACACTGCGATTGTGTCCTTTTCTGCAAATTGAAGCAGGGCGATAAGGCGCGAGTGGTCGGAGTTCATGGCGAATCGCCGCTGGCCTGTCGCCTGCAGGAAATGGGCCTGGTCACCGGCACCGAACTCACGGTTGAGAAAGTGGCGCCGCTCGGCGATCCGGTCGAGATCAGTTTCCGCGGTCAAAGCCTCTGCGTGCGAAAGAACGAGGCGGACTTCCTGGAAGTTGAACGCATCGCGACGCTCTCATAA
- a CDS encoding cob(I)yrinic acid a,c-diamide adenosyltransferase, whose protein sequence is MKIYTRTGDDGTTGLLGNERRAKTDPIFDAIGAVDVLNAHLGLAASIATEELHKQLQEIQSRLFDLGAELAQIGATPRTIVSVQEADVAILESQIDAATAELAPLRNFILPGGTELAARLHVARTVCRRAERAALAHENRPELLRFLNRLSDWLFVMARLANHRADRPDHIWQPRT, encoded by the coding sequence ATGAAGATTTACACAAGGACCGGCGACGACGGTACCACCGGCCTGCTCGGCAACGAACGCCGCGCCAAAACCGACCCGATTTTTGACGCCATCGGCGCGGTGGATGTGCTCAACGCGCACCTGGGTTTGGCCGCGAGCATCGCCACGGAGGAGTTGCACAAGCAGCTGCAGGAGATTCAGTCCCGCCTGTTTGATCTCGGCGCGGAACTCGCCCAAATCGGAGCCACGCCCCGAACAATCGTCAGCGTACAAGAGGCAGACGTGGCGATTCTCGAATCTCAAATTGATGCGGCCACCGCCGAACTCGCGCCCCTTCGCAACTTTATCTTGCCGGGCGGAACCGAGCTCGCGGCCCGTCTGCACGTCGCCCGCACGGTATGCCGTCGCGCCGAGCGCGCGGCGCTGGCTCACGAGAATCGGCCTGAACTCCTTCGCTTTCTCAATCGTCTTTCCGATTGGCTGTTCGTCATGGCTCGCCTCGCGAACCATCGCGCCGATCGGCCCGACCACATTTGGCAACCTCGCACATGA
- a CDS encoding WecB/TagA/CpsF family glycosyltransferase, whose translation MSSTSTRPIELIPTVQILGTPISTLDMEQTLEQLQKWIREDTPRLVITADATALVIAEEKPRFQEVLHKASLITADSVGVIWAMKRAGVKSPSKVSGVEIVDRLCEISSRTGIKLYFIGSEPGITDRAAEKMRLKYPGVNIVGTHHGFFPADSDEVVAQEIARTQPDVIFAAMGMPRQEEFILRTMEITRAKIGMGVGGSFDVFSGKTKRAPKLLQALRLEWLWRLMLNPSKISKVKSLPKFVRLILTRS comes from the coding sequence ATGTCCAGCACCTCCACTCGCCCGATTGAGCTCATCCCCACGGTTCAAATTTTGGGGACGCCGATCAGCACGTTGGACATGGAGCAGACGCTAGAGCAACTGCAAAAATGGATTCGCGAGGACACACCTCGGCTCGTCATTACCGCCGACGCCACCGCCCTGGTGATCGCCGAGGAGAAGCCGCGATTTCAGGAGGTGCTCCACAAAGCAAGCCTCATCACCGCCGACAGTGTCGGCGTGATTTGGGCGATGAAGCGGGCCGGCGTGAAGTCGCCGAGCAAGGTGAGCGGCGTTGAGATTGTGGATCGCCTGTGCGAGATCAGCAGCCGCACGGGCATTAAGCTGTATTTCATTGGCTCAGAGCCCGGCATTACCGATCGCGCCGCCGAAAAGATGCGACTCAAGTATCCCGGCGTCAACATCGTCGGCACGCATCATGGGTTTTTCCCCGCCGACAGCGACGAAGTGGTAGCGCAAGAGATTGCCCGCACCCAACCCGACGTGATTTTTGCCGCCATGGGCATGCCGCGCCAAGAGGAATTTATTCTGCGCACCATGGAGATCACCCGCGCGAAAATCGGGATGGGTGTCGGCGGCTCGTTCGACGTGTTCTCCGGCAAAACCAAGCGCGCGCCGAAGCTGCTTCAGGCGTTGCGGCTCGAATGGCTGTGGCGGCTCATGCTCAATCCGAGCAAGATCAGTAAGGTCAAGTCGCTGCCCAAGTTTGTGCGGCTCATCCTGACCCGGTCATGA
- a CDS encoding Arc family DNA-binding protein has translation MADKKPFALRLTPEVFEALQRLADDELRSLNGQIEILVREGLLKRGYIRKRRVASIPDPPDSQA, from the coding sequence ATGGCCGACAAGAAGCCGTTCGCGTTACGGCTCACCCCCGAGGTTTTCGAAGCTCTCCAGCGACTTGCTGATGACGAGCTTCGAAGCCTCAACGGGCAGATTGAAATTCTGGTCCGCGAGGGGTTGCTCAAGCGCGGCTATATTCGTAAGCGGCGAGTGGCGTCGATTCCGGATCCGCCGGATTCGCAAGCGTAG
- a CDS encoding SPFH domain-containing protein gives MNHNLEHRKEISKAAISGWPMLFVNFCLVPIWLYALINIEKGGGPMVGLLIFMSLVGTFFPIGFFVNQPNFATAMTLFGEYKGTVRGDGFYWANPFFTKKKISLRAQTLNGQQLKVNDHVGNPVEIAAVIVWAVDDTYKALFEVENYGEFVAMQSETALRHLATSYPYDAEDDQISLMRNTDEIGDHLREELQQKLSLAGISVIEARLSHLAYAQEIAGVMLRKQQAAAIISARQRIVDGAVGMVEMALKRIEADGLVEMDTERKAQMVSNLMVVLCGETNAQPVINAGSLN, from the coding sequence ATGAATCACAATCTGGAACATCGCAAGGAAATCTCGAAGGCAGCAATCTCGGGATGGCCCATGCTTTTCGTCAATTTCTGTCTTGTCCCGATCTGGCTTTACGCGCTGATCAACATCGAAAAGGGCGGCGGCCCCATGGTCGGCCTGCTCATTTTCATGTCGCTCGTCGGCACGTTCTTCCCCATCGGCTTCTTTGTCAACCAGCCTAACTTCGCCACGGCCATGACGCTGTTCGGCGAGTACAAGGGCACGGTGCGCGGCGACGGTTTCTACTGGGCGAACCCGTTTTTCACCAAGAAGAAAATCTCACTGCGGGCTCAAACCTTGAACGGGCAACAACTGAAGGTGAACGATCACGTCGGTAACCCGGTCGAGATCGCGGCCGTCATCGTGTGGGCCGTGGACGACACCTACAAGGCGCTCTTCGAGGTCGAAAACTACGGCGAATTTGTCGCCATGCAAAGCGAAACCGCCTTGCGTCACCTGGCCACGAGCTACCCCTACGACGCCGAGGACGATCAGATTTCGCTGATGCGCAACACCGACGAAATCGGCGATCACCTTCGCGAAGAGCTGCAGCAAAAGCTGTCGCTCGCCGGGATCAGCGTCATTGAGGCTCGCCTCTCGCACCTGGCCTACGCGCAGGAAATCGCTGGCGTCATGCTCCGCAAGCAACAAGCCGCGGCCATCATCTCCGCGCGACAGCGCATCGTGGATGGTGCGGTGGGCATGGTCGAAATGGCTCTCAAGCGCATCGAAGCCGATGGCTTGGTGGAAATGGACACCGAGCGCAAGGCGCAGATGGTCAGCAACCTGATGGTTGTGCTGTGCGGCGAAACCAACGCTCAGCCGGTCATCAATGCGGGCTCGCTGAACTAA
- a CDS encoding rod shape-determining protein, translated as MKLAPEIGIDLGTANILVYRRGKGVVMNEPTVVAISSNNGKVLAVGNEAREMLGRTPGNIQAIRPLKDGVIADFSTTLKMLEYILNKVTGVSRFFKPKVLICVPSGVTNVERRAVIMAAKQAGAGEAMTIEEPMAAAIGAGLPISSPGGNMVVDIGGGTTDIAVISLGGIVISQSLRVAGNKLDDAIIRHIRATYNLMIGEPTAEEIKVKIGSAYPLQTEMRMEIRGRDLIAGLPKTVEVSSEEIREALSDPVRQIAEKLCAVLEDTPPELASDIIERGIYLTGGGALLRGLDQLLHNVTQIPVHIAENALDCVAIGTGRALEELSAIRASGAVETI; from the coding sequence ATTAAACTCGCCCCTGAAATTGGAATTGACCTTGGCACCGCCAACATCCTGGTGTACCGCCGGGGCAAGGGCGTGGTGATGAACGAGCCCACCGTGGTGGCAATTAGCTCGAACAACGGCAAAGTGCTGGCCGTGGGCAACGAAGCCCGCGAAATGTTGGGCCGCACGCCGGGCAACATCCAGGCCATCCGCCCGCTGAAAGATGGCGTCATTGCCGACTTTTCGACGACCTTGAAAATGCTCGAGTACATCCTCAACAAGGTCACGGGCGTCAGTCGATTTTTCAAGCCAAAGGTGCTGATCTGTGTTCCGAGCGGCGTCACCAACGTCGAGCGTCGAGCCGTGATTATGGCGGCCAAACAAGCCGGTGCCGGGGAAGCGATGACCATTGAAGAGCCCATGGCGGCCGCCATCGGCGCGGGCTTGCCCATCTCTTCGCCCGGCGGAAACATGGTCGTGGATATCGGCGGCGGCACCACCGACATCGCCGTAATTTCGCTCGGCGGCATCGTGATCTCGCAATCGCTACGCGTGGCGGGCAACAAACTGGATGACGCAATTATCCGCCACATCCGGGCGACCTACAACCTGATGATCGGCGAACCGACGGCGGAGGAGATCAAGGTCAAAATCGGCTCGGCGTACCCGCTGCAAACCGAAATGCGGATGGAGATTCGTGGCCGCGACCTTATTGCCGGTCTGCCGAAAACCGTGGAAGTGAGCAGCGAAGAGATTCGCGAGGCGCTCAGCGACCCGGTTCGCCAGATCGCGGAGAAGCTGTGTGCGGTGCTGGAAGATACGCCGCCCGAACTCGCCAGCGACATCATTGAGCGGGGGATTTACCTCACCGGCGGCGGAGCGCTGTTGCGCGGACTCGATCAGCTGTTGCACAACGTCACCCAGATTCCGGTGCACATTGCCGAGAACGCGCTTGACTGTGTGGCCATTGGCACGGGCCGCGCGCTCGAAGAATTGTCGGCCATTCGCGCCTCGGGCGCCGTCGAAACAATATGA